A genomic region of Hydrogenovibrio crunogenus contains the following coding sequences:
- the ligA gene encoding NAD-dependent DNA ligase LigA, translated as MQDQKAYQKLVESLNQHSYQYYVLDDPIISDSQYDVLYQQLLKIEDEHPDWILSESPSQRVGDQPLKEFQTVRHAVAMFSLDNAFEDDELKSFLKRIEEKLPDQKSLTFSAEPKMDGLAINIRYENGQLVQATTRGDGQVGEDVTHNIRPIHSIPLKLFGDDWPEVVEVRGEVFMSKSAFQQLNEYQQEVGGKIFANPRNAAAGSLRQLDSKVAAKRHLSFFLYGWGELSEDWRLPQYYSEMIGQLVEWGLPANPQTEIVSGLEGMYAYYEKIQAKRSDLPYEIDGIVYKLNDIKLQQQLGFTARAPRWAIARKFPAEEVWTTLVDIEVQVGRTGAITPVARLQPVSVGGVIVSNATLHNMDEIKRKDVRIGDTVIVRRAGDVIPEVVGPVLAQRPENTELFEMPQHCPECGSDVVKELDKAVFRCTGGLVCPAQRKRALHHFVSRKAMDIQGLGDKLIDQLVDKGWVKHPDDFYHLTVERLATLERMAEKSAQNVVDGIQASLETTLAKFIYSLGIPEVGEVTAKNLANHFKNLDAIKQAEFEELIMLNDVGEVVAEHIVNFFKEPHNESVIKGLLDAGMHWPTPETTPIVEDSPFANKVIVLTGTLSEMSRPEAKVLLEAQGAKITGSVSAKTDYVIAGEKAGSKLTKAESLGVAVLTESEWLAMMPQQD; from the coding sequence ATGCAAGATCAAAAAGCCTATCAAAAGCTGGTTGAGTCCTTAAACCAGCACAGTTACCAGTATTATGTGCTGGATGACCCAATCATCAGTGATTCACAATATGATGTCCTCTACCAGCAATTGCTAAAGATAGAGGACGAACATCCTGATTGGATCTTATCGGAATCTCCCAGCCAGCGTGTTGGCGACCAACCTTTAAAAGAGTTTCAAACCGTGCGTCATGCTGTGGCGATGTTTTCTTTAGATAATGCCTTTGAAGATGACGAGTTGAAAAGCTTTTTGAAGCGCATTGAGGAAAAACTCCCCGATCAGAAATCGTTAACCTTTTCTGCTGAACCTAAAATGGACGGGTTGGCAATTAATATCCGTTATGAAAATGGACAGCTGGTCCAAGCTACCACACGTGGTGATGGGCAAGTAGGGGAAGATGTCACGCATAATATCCGTCCGATTCATTCCATACCTTTAAAGCTGTTTGGTGATGACTGGCCGGAAGTGGTGGAAGTGCGTGGCGAGGTGTTCATGTCGAAGTCTGCGTTTCAGCAGTTGAATGAATACCAACAAGAAGTGGGAGGAAAGATTTTTGCCAACCCGCGAAATGCCGCGGCTGGTTCATTACGCCAGTTAGATTCCAAAGTGGCTGCGAAACGTCACCTTAGTTTCTTTTTGTATGGCTGGGGAGAGTTAAGCGAAGACTGGCGATTGCCGCAATATTATTCTGAAATGATCGGACAACTTGTTGAATGGGGCTTGCCGGCCAATCCTCAGACTGAAATCGTCAGTGGGTTGGAAGGAATGTATGCTTATTATGAAAAGATTCAAGCAAAACGTTCCGATTTGCCTTATGAAATTGATGGCATCGTCTACAAGTTGAATGACATTAAACTTCAGCAACAATTAGGATTCACTGCAAGAGCGCCTCGATGGGCCATAGCTAGAAAATTCCCAGCTGAAGAAGTCTGGACGACATTAGTGGATATTGAGGTTCAGGTCGGGAGAACAGGTGCAATAACACCTGTTGCACGGTTGCAACCCGTCTCTGTCGGCGGCGTGATTGTGTCCAATGCAACACTCCACAATATGGATGAAATAAAGCGAAAGGATGTCCGTATTGGCGATACCGTTATTGTCCGTCGGGCAGGGGATGTTATTCCAGAAGTGGTCGGACCTGTTCTAGCTCAGCGCCCAGAAAACACAGAATTGTTTGAAATGCCTCAGCACTGTCCTGAATGCGGCTCAGATGTGGTTAAAGAGTTGGATAAAGCGGTTTTCCGTTGTACAGGTGGGTTAGTTTGTCCTGCGCAGCGTAAGCGAGCTCTGCATCATTTTGTATCAAGAAAAGCGATGGACATTCAAGGACTGGGCGATAAGTTGATCGATCAGTTGGTTGATAAAGGATGGGTAAAGCACCCCGATGATTTTTATCATTTAACGGTTGAGAGACTGGCAACCTTAGAACGCATGGCTGAGAAATCTGCACAAAATGTGGTTGACGGTATCCAGGCTTCTTTGGAAACCACTCTGGCGAAATTTATATACAGTTTGGGAATCCCTGAAGTTGGGGAAGTGACTGCTAAAAATTTAGCAAATCATTTCAAAAACTTGGATGCGATTAAACAAGCAGAATTTGAAGAGTTAATCATGCTTAATGATGTGGGGGAAGTGGTAGCGGAACACATTGTGAACTTTTTTAAAGAGCCGCATAATGAATCGGTTATAAAAGGGTTGCTTGATGCGGGAATGCACTGGCCAACACCTGAAACGACTCCAATCGTGGAAGATTCCCCTTTTGCCAATAAAGTAATTGTTTTGACAGGTACCTTGTCGGAAATGAGTCGGCCAGAAGCCAAAGTGTTGCTTGAAGCGCAAGGCGCTAAAATCACAGGGAGTGTGTCCGCCAAAACCGATTATGTCATTGCTGGTGAAAAAGCAGGCTCAAAATTGACCAAAGCAGAGTCTTTGGGTGTGGCTGTTTTGACTGAATCAGAATGGCTTGCAATGATGCCACAACAAGATTAA
- a CDS encoding DUF3817 domain-containing protein, which yields MTLVRWMAILEGTSLLALLFIAMPLKYQFGYPEAVRWVGQAHGILFLAFNAVLFGYALKGGLTEIQAFKGFLASFIPFGTFVYKATTLKTIRAQSTRPEG from the coding sequence ATGACACTGGTAAGATGGATGGCGATATTGGAAGGAACTTCTCTACTGGCTTTGCTGTTTATTGCCATGCCATTAAAGTATCAATTCGGTTATCCGGAAGCGGTACGTTGGGTTGGACAAGCACACGGAATACTCTTTCTTGCCTTTAATGCTGTGTTGTTTGGTTATGCCTTAAAAGGGGGTTTAACAGAAATTCAGGCCTTTAAGGGTTTTCTTGCCTCATTCATCCCTTTCGGCACGTTTGTTTATAAAGCCACGACACTGAAAACGATTCGCGCGCAATCCACAAGACCTGAAGGTTAA
- a CDS encoding DMT family transporter codes for MKVALAYFAVILIWATTPLAIQWSGHDNWFVGVAGRILISAILIIPILIWMTRVRFSFHWRDIKIYLAATLGMLGGMTPMYYAAQTMPSGWISLIFGLTPILTGVFAFILLKNLQLTLSKYIGILVSFAGLSIIFIPKLNFAPDQQLLLGMSLAVLGASSHSLSTVLVKKLNHGVPNTHIVAAAVWLTSFVYLLIHPQYLYQLPQLSEKSFWAITYLGVFGSLVGFILYYYVLKRIDAIRLGLITLITPIMALFLGYLLNNEPLNSRILTGAGLVIFGLILFEFGHRISKENLKLLTSRTL; via the coding sequence ATGAAAGTGGCATTGGCTTATTTTGCAGTCATTTTAATTTGGGCAACAACGCCGTTGGCCATCCAGTGGAGTGGTCATGACAACTGGTTCGTCGGGGTGGCTGGTCGCATTTTAATCAGTGCAATTCTGATTATCCCGATTCTGATATGGATGACTCGTGTTCGCTTTTCTTTCCATTGGCGAGACATCAAAATCTATTTGGCAGCGACCTTGGGGATGCTGGGAGGAATGACACCGATGTATTATGCTGCCCAGACCATGCCTTCTGGCTGGATTTCGCTTATTTTTGGCTTGACCCCTATCTTAACCGGAGTGTTTGCTTTCATTTTGTTAAAAAACTTACAACTGACATTGAGCAAATACATCGGCATACTGGTGAGCTTCGCAGGACTGTCAATTATTTTTATCCCTAAACTCAACTTTGCACCAGATCAGCAACTCTTGTTAGGCATGAGCCTGGCGGTATTAGGTGCGAGTTCTCATTCCCTCAGCACTGTGCTGGTCAAGAAACTGAACCATGGCGTGCCGAACACTCATATTGTCGCCGCCGCAGTCTGGCTGACGAGCTTTGTTTATCTACTGATTCACCCGCAGTACCTTTATCAGTTACCCCAGTTATCTGAAAAATCTTTTTGGGCCATTACTTATCTTGGTGTGTTTGGCTCTTTGGTCGGATTTATTCTTTATTATTATGTGCTCAAGCGCATCGATGCCATTCGGCTAGGGCTAATCACACTTATCACACCGATTATGGCGCTCTTTTTAGGCTATTTATTGAACAATGAACCGCTTAATAGCCGTATCCTAACCGGTGCAGGCCTGGTAATTTTTGGCTTAATTTTGTTTGAATTCGGGCACCGTATTTCAAAAGAAAATTTAAAGCTATTAACATCCAGAACGCTTTAA
- the yjgA gene encoding ribosome biogenesis factor YjgA, translated as MVRPRNVNRTKQKKETPDWEQEEFESRTDIKKAAQAVTDLGEQLSEYSPSTLKTFNLPDDLLKAILLLKEMRNGPAIKRQKLYIGKYLRKNEDLITQIKQRLFEIEQKSKQQAAHFHRLEKWRDRLVSEGDEALNEFMQLYTHADRTQLRQWIRNAQKESEQNKPPKSYRAIFQYLKGLEW; from the coding sequence ATGGTCAGACCTCGTAACGTAAACAGAACCAAACAAAAAAAAGAAACACCTGATTGGGAACAAGAAGAGTTTGAAAGCCGAACGGATATCAAAAAAGCTGCCCAGGCGGTTACCGATTTAGGTGAGCAGTTATCGGAGTATTCCCCTTCAACTTTAAAGACGTTTAACTTGCCGGATGATTTGCTTAAAGCTATCTTGTTACTGAAAGAAATGAGAAACGGACCGGCTATTAAGCGCCAAAAATTGTATATCGGTAAGTACTTAAGAAAAAATGAAGATTTAATCACTCAAATTAAACAGCGTTTATTTGAAATAGAGCAAAAATCCAAACAACAAGCGGCGCATTTCCATCGTTTGGAGAAATGGCGTGATCGTCTGGTCTCCGAAGGAGATGAAGCGTTGAATGAATTCATGCAGTTGTATACCCATGCGGATCGTACGCAACTGCGCCAATGGATTCGAAATGCTCAAAAAGAATCGGAACAAAATAAACCGCCGAAATCTTACCGAGCGATTTTCCAATATCTAAAAGGTCTTGAGTGGTAA